In Ruminococcaceae bacterium BL-6, a genomic segment contains:
- the citF gene encoding citrate lyase, citrate-ACP transferase (alpha) subunit (Evidence 2a : Function from experimental evidences in other organisms; Product type e : enzyme), translated as MINAVGRDIPDELLKNGKEVYQGKYYMDGKFVRKATPTTRRCEKPQESKLCESIKEACKKCGAHDGMTFSFHTEFRNGDYVAAMVAKVLIEDMGLKDIHVAATSLGSAQNNIADYIEQGKITHVTTSGVRGRIGEVISAGKLATPAIIRSHGGRPRAIEAGEIHIDIAFLACASSDCCGNASGIGGKNNCGSLGFAIHDTHFADHVVIITDTLVDFPNLPSSISCTDVDCVCVVDAVGDPSKIATKEARMTENPRELMMAENAAKIIASTPYFKNGFSFQTGVGGPSLAVNRFLEDYMAERGIQMGFALGGTSNAICKLQDKGLVRHILDTQDFDQGAAAHIFKHPGHHEIDLNEYANAANKGAYVNKLDFVVLAALEIDTKFNVNVITGSDGVLRGAPGGHPDTAAGSKCCIIVTPLTRGRMATVCKSVVTVTTPGDCVDVLVTDYGIAVNPLRPDLEKCLDDAGIPRVSIESLQEKAYSLVGAPDDLEWEDKVIAVVEARDGTILDVVKKVKPFADEFWGGRKREGGRL; from the coding sequence ATGATAAATGCTGTTGGCAGAGATATTCCCGATGAACTGTTAAAAAACGGCAAGGAAGTCTATCAGGGAAAATATTATATGGACGGCAAATTCGTACGAAAAGCTACTCCCACAACGAGACGGTGTGAAAAGCCGCAAGAAAGCAAATTGTGTGAAAGCATAAAAGAAGCATGCAAGAAGTGTGGTGCCCATGATGGCATGACATTTTCATTTCATACGGAATTCCGGAACGGCGATTATGTGGCGGCCATGGTTGCAAAGGTATTGATCGAGGACATGGGCCTCAAGGACATCCATGTGGCGGCTACTTCCCTTGGAAGCGCTCAGAACAATATTGCAGATTATATAGAGCAGGGCAAGATAACCCACGTTACAACCTCCGGCGTGCGCGGAAGGATTGGAGAAGTAATCTCGGCGGGGAAATTGGCTACGCCTGCCATTATCCGCAGCCATGGCGGCAGACCGCGTGCCATTGAAGCAGGGGAAATCCATATCGATATTGCATTTTTGGCTTGTGCCAGTTCTGACTGCTGCGGCAATGCCAGCGGTATCGGCGGCAAAAATAACTGCGGGTCTCTGGGGTTTGCCATTCACGATACCCATTTTGCAGATCATGTGGTGATCATTACCGATACTCTCGTTGATTTTCCCAATTTGCCTTCATCCATATCCTGCACTGACGTGGACTGCGTATGCGTGGTGGATGCTGTCGGCGATCCGTCCAAGATCGCCACGAAAGAGGCTCGTATGACCGAGAATCCCCGTGAACTGATGATGGCTGAGAACGCGGCCAAAATTATTGCTTCCACCCCTTATTTTAAAAACGGATTTTCCTTTCAGACCGGTGTCGGCGGCCCTTCTCTGGCGGTCAACCGCTTTCTGGAAGATTACATGGCAGAGCGCGGTATTCAGATGGGCTTTGCTCTGGGCGGCACAAGCAACGCGATCTGCAAGCTTCAGGACAAGGGCCTGGTTCGGCACATTCTGGACACTCAGGACTTTGATCAAGGCGCTGCCGCACACATTTTCAAGCATCCCGGCCATCACGAAATTGACCTGAACGAATACGCAAACGCCGCAAACAAAGGAGCCTATGTGAACAAGCTGGACTTTGTCGTGCTGGCCGCGCTGGAGATTGACACCAAATTTAACGTCAACGTCATCACCGGTTCCGACGGTGTCCTGCGCGGAGCGCCGGGAGGCCATCCAGACACGGCGGCCGGCAGCAAATGCTGCATTATCGTCACTCCGCTGACCCGCGGCCGGATGGCTACCGTCTGCAAAAGCGTGGTAACGGTTACGACGCCCGGAGACTGCGTAGACGTGCTGGTCACCGATTATGGCATCGCTGTCAATCCCTTGCGTCCCGACCTTGAAAAATGTCTGGATGACGCCGGTATTCCCCGAGTATCCATCGAATCGCTTCAGGAGAAGGCGTACAGTCTGGTCGGAGCGCCGGATGACCTAGAGTGGGAAGATAAAGTGATCGCTGTGGTGGAAGCACGAGATGGAACCATTCTGGATGTTGTCAAAAAAGTAAAACCTTTTGCGGATGAGTTTTGGGGTGGACGAAAAAGAGAAGGAGGAAGATTATGA
- a CDS encoding Flagellar motor rotation protein MotB codes for MKILSTFASHVTQAIDFVVEANRKAALINRLKLVIKSEEKNIDRAYIALGKYYFNHLRDKGLEEPERHCAALENSKRRLDRALTKLEELTEDDDEEDYEEYDDCAGCHGDCYDCYAGDESDYPEDEPERPETPAADASSDPDEPGSASEPSGDGTSGEAAGEDDGTGFPDRE; via the coding sequence ATGAAAATTTTATCTACTTTTGCCAGCCATGTGACACAAGCGATTGATTTTGTAGTGGAAGCCAATCGGAAAGCCGCGCTGATCAACAGGCTCAAGCTGGTGATCAAAAGTGAAGAAAAAAATATTGACCGGGCTTATATTGCTCTGGGAAAATATTATTTCAATCATCTGCGCGACAAAGGGCTGGAAGAGCCCGAACGCCATTGCGCTGCGCTGGAAAATTCAAAACGCAGGCTTGACCGCGCCCTGACCAAGCTGGAAGAGCTCACCGAGGATGACGACGAAGAGGATTACGAGGAGTACGACGACTGCGCCGGCTGCCATGGGGACTGCTACGACTGTTATGCGGGGGACGAATCCGACTATCCGGAGGATGAGCCCGAACGGCCGGAAACGCCCGCGGCGGATGCATCCTCGGATCCCGACGAGCCCGGCTCCGCGTCGGAGCCTTCCGGCGACGGCACATCCGGAGAAGCGGCCGGCGAAGACGACGGCACGGGTTTCCCGGACCGGGAATAA
- the mnmA gene encoding tRNA-specific 2-thiouridylase MnmA, whose amino-acid sequence MKKKILLGMSGGVDSSVSALLLLRQGYDVTGVTMRLRPDEYMSESSSGGCCSLDDIDDARRVCYQLGIEHLVFNFTEAFRRDVIDVFAREYAAGRTPNPCIACNRFLKFGELLRRARELGFWGVATGHYAVVKRDEESGRWLLYRSLSKKDQSYVLYSMTQDQLAHTLFPLGSMQKPVVREIARQAGLLVAKKPDSEEICFVEDRDYAGFIERYTGKKPSPGDFVDGEGRVLGRHRGITRYTIGQRRGLGVSFPTPMYVTKIDAEQNRVVLGKEGSQYSSVLTADDLNWIPFDSLSRPIEAAARIRYQAEPAPAVVTPLEGGRVRVEFSQPQRSVTPGQAVVFYQKDLVVGGGTIL is encoded by the coding sequence ATGAAAAAAAAGATTCTGCTCGGGATGAGCGGGGGCGTGGACAGCTCGGTTTCCGCCCTGCTGCTTCTGCGGCAGGGTTACGACGTCACCGGCGTCACGATGCGCCTGCGCCCCGACGAATACATGAGCGAAAGCAGCAGCGGCGGCTGCTGTTCACTGGATGATATCGACGACGCGCGCCGCGTGTGCTATCAGCTCGGCATCGAGCACCTGGTGTTCAATTTCACCGAAGCGTTCCGGCGCGATGTGATCGACGTCTTCGCGCGGGAATACGCAGCGGGGCGCACGCCGAACCCATGCATCGCGTGCAACCGCTTCCTGAAATTCGGCGAGCTGCTGCGGCGCGCCCGGGAGCTGGGCTTCTGGGGGGTCGCGACGGGCCATTACGCCGTGGTGAAGCGGGATGAGGAGAGCGGCCGCTGGCTGCTGTACCGTTCCCTTTCCAAAAAAGACCAGAGCTATGTGCTTTACTCGATGACGCAGGACCAGCTTGCGCATACGCTTTTTCCGCTGGGCAGCATGCAGAAGCCGGTCGTGCGCGAGATCGCGCGGCAGGCCGGGCTTCTGGTGGCGAAAAAGCCGGACAGCGAGGAAATCTGCTTTGTGGAGGACCGCGATTATGCCGGCTTCATCGAGCGGTATACGGGAAAAAAGCCGTCCCCGGGCGACTTTGTGGACGGCGAAGGGCGCGTGCTGGGGCGCCACCGCGGGATCACCCGTTACACGATCGGCCAGCGGCGGGGCTTGGGCGTCAGCTTTCCCACCCCCATGTATGTGACGAAAATCGACGCGGAGCAAAACCGCGTCGTGCTCGGGAAGGAAGGGAGCCAGTACTCCTCTGTTCTGACGGCGGACGACTTGAACTGGATCCCCTTCGACAGCCTTTCCCGCCCCATCGAGGCGGCGGCCCGTATCCGCTATCAGGCGGAACCGGCCCCCGCCGTGGTGACGCCGCTGGAAGGCGGGCGGGTTCGCGTGGAGTTTTCACAGCCGCAGCGTTCCGTCACGCCGGGACAGGCCGTCGTCTTTTACCAAAAGGACCTGGTGGTCGGGGGCGGCACGATCCTGTAA
- the citE gene encoding citrate lyase, citryl-ACP lyase (beta) subunit (Evidence 2a : Function from experimental evidences in other organisms; Product type e : enzyme), with product MISRPKPKKNRLRRTMMFMNAQKPGLIKDAYIYGADSIILDLEDAVAENQKDAARFSLYHALKSIDYGDTEVIVRMNGLDTPHWQEDIRCIVAGGADGIRIAKCESAQDVKTVEEHVLAAEKEFGVEEGRTLLMAALESPKGIMNAYEIVTASPRMFGCAISGGDFRKSMHVQIQEGGIEMMTARSMMLLAARAAGVQCFDTMWPNIDDKEGFEAEVVQNRKMGFDGKSIVNPRQIRFVHETFAPTPKEIAYAEKLVRSFNEQANAGVGVYTVDGKMVDIPFFEDARRVIALAKACGVYHGDL from the coding sequence GATGATGTTCATGAACGCTCAGAAGCCCGGGCTGATTAAAGACGCCTACATTTATGGGGCTGACAGTATTATCCTTGACCTAGAGGACGCCGTTGCAGAAAATCAGAAGGATGCTGCCCGCTTTTCTTTATATCATGCGTTAAAAAGCATTGATTATGGCGACACGGAAGTAATCGTCCGTATGAATGGCCTGGATACTCCGCACTGGCAGGAGGATATTCGCTGCATCGTCGCCGGCGGGGCGGACGGTATTCGTATTGCCAAATGTGAAAGCGCTCAAGATGTGAAAACTGTCGAAGAACATGTTTTGGCTGCCGAAAAAGAGTTTGGCGTAGAGGAGGGCCGCACGCTTTTGATGGCTGCTCTGGAAAGCCCGAAAGGGATTATGAACGCCTATGAGATTGTCACCGCCTCTCCCCGGATGTTTGGGTGTGCCATTTCCGGCGGCGATTTTCGTAAAAGCATGCATGTTCAGATCCAAGAGGGCGGTATCGAAATGATGACAGCCCGCAGCATGATGCTGTTGGCGGCCCGTGCGGCGGGAGTCCAGTGCTTTGATACCATGTGGCCGAACATCGACGACAAAGAGGGCTTCGAAGCGGAAGTCGTTCAGAATCGCAAAATGGGTTTCGATGGAAAGAGCATTGTCAATCCGCGTCAGATCCGTTTTGTACATGAGACTTTTGCTCCCACACCCAAGGAAATCGCCTATGCGGAAAAATTGGTTCGTTCTTTCAATGAACAAGCGAATGCCGGTGTTGGCGTATACACGGTGGATGGAAAGATGGTAGATATTCCGTTCTTCGAAGATGCCCGCAGAGTCATTGCGTTGGCAAAAGCCTGCGGTGTGTATCACGGCGATCTGTAA
- a CDS encoding CpXC protein: MSTCSIREISCPGCGAVNKSRMWIGMEASADPELRRRILNETLFDWKCPDCGAGAQMIYPCLYCDRENGFLVCLSPNGRTPAVREAEQRLPELPGVKKRLVDSAAALKEKILIFEAGLDDLAVEMVKLALRELVEKKRGAAADRAFYLAKSGDLDYIGFEMFLRGVEKPVYQGVRMEVYRKAVQVAQSSGFADEGFQQVDAALAQTLLEQQ; this comes from the coding sequence ATGTCGACCTGCAGCATCCGGGAAATCAGCTGCCCAGGCTGCGGCGCGGTGAACAAGAGCAGGATGTGGATCGGAATGGAGGCTTCCGCCGATCCCGAACTGAGGCGGCGCATTCTGAATGAGACGCTGTTCGACTGGAAATGCCCGGACTGCGGGGCCGGGGCGCAGATGATCTACCCGTGCCTGTACTGCGACCGGGAAAACGGATTTCTGGTCTGCCTTTCCCCGAACGGGCGGACCCCGGCCGTCCGGGAGGCGGAGCAGCGCCTGCCGGAGCTTCCCGGCGTGAAAAAGCGCCTGGTGGATTCCGCCGCGGCGCTGAAGGAAAAAATCCTGATTTTTGAAGCGGGCCTCGACGACCTTGCGGTGGAAATGGTCAAGCTCGCCCTGCGCGAGCTGGTGGAGAAAAAACGCGGCGCCGCGGCGGACCGGGCCTTTTACCTGGCGAAAAGCGGCGATCTGGACTACATAGGCTTTGAAATGTTCCTGCGCGGCGTGGAAAAGCCCGTCTACCAGGGCGTGCGCATGGAAGTGTACCGCAAGGCGGTGCAGGTCGCGCAAAGCTCCGGCTTTGCCGACGAAGGCTTTCAGCAGGTGGACGCCGCGCTGGCACAAACATTATTAGAGCAGCAGTAA
- a CDS encoding Flavin reductase, with amino-acid sequence MKPLIVCFSLTGHTRKICGCLAKSLDADYTEIKEISRRSRVSAYTLGVYDALRHKNGNIRPLAADVSHYDRLIVATPVWAGNIPPAVNDFVREYELHGKTVYGLVTHAGGPGQAMDFLKQELEQAGASCPNVLGVLSSREAIHELKAGRLVFALDEDGKLALKNGDPQK; translated from the coding sequence ATGAAACCGCTGATCGTTTGTTTTTCCCTGACGGGGCATACCAGAAAAATCTGCGGCTGCCTGGCGAAATCGCTGGACGCCGACTATACCGAGATCAAAGAGATTTCCCGACGGAGCCGGGTCAGCGCGTACACGCTCGGCGTGTACGACGCCCTCCGCCATAAAAACGGAAACATCCGCCCGCTGGCGGCGGATGTTTCCCATTACGACCGCCTGATCGTGGCAACCCCCGTTTGGGCGGGGAACATACCGCCCGCCGTGAATGATTTCGTGCGGGAATACGAGCTGCACGGAAAAACCGTTTACGGGCTTGTCACCCACGCGGGCGGGCCGGGACAGGCGATGGACTTTTTAAAGCAGGAGCTGGAGCAGGCGGGCGCGTCTTGCCCCAATGTGCTTGGGGTGCTTTCCAGCCGTGAGGCGATTCATGAGCTGAAAGCGGGCCGCCTTGTCTTCGCCCTGGATGAAGACGGGAAGCTGGCCCTGAAGAACGGGGACCCCCAGAAATGA
- a CDS encoding MatC_N domain-containing protein: MNVAGLSLIFLVAAIVIGYKRDINIGILAIIFSFALVLLGKLKMSMVLNAFPSSMFLTLLGTMYLFALLQDNGTLELLSRKLVSLVGKQGWLIPIIVYLISYFISAVGPGAISAQAIMIIFSVSLSVQLGIKPYMMSSMAILGTVGGTVSPVALTGVIVHDLTAKMTPPLNANTPLLISITIMNAICALVIYIIFKGYKLKMPEYKAGDNPSDFKAVSFNRDQIFSLIGMAILIVVVLAFQMNVGLVAFVIAVVLSLCNAVNEKMAFKLIPWGVLILVGGMSILMDVTYQVGGIQLLTDILKRIMNKTTAAFIMTLISGITGWFSSGNGVVIPTFVPTVPDLANALGGVSPIELIISIVAGATIGGLSPFDSGGSMIIGYYAQETGIKEKEQQSMFLVFFGLAVLCVFIAALVGLSGLYRLFI; this comes from the coding sequence ATGAATGTAGCAGGATTATCCCTTATATTCCTTGTAGCTGCCATAGTGATTGGGTACAAAAGGGATATCAATATTGGCATTTTGGCAATCATATTTTCGTTTGCTTTGGTATTGCTCGGAAAGCTGAAAATGTCCATGGTGCTCAACGCCTTTCCTTCCAGTATGTTCCTTACTTTACTGGGGACTATGTACTTATTCGCGTTACTTCAGGACAATGGGACACTGGAGCTTTTATCCAGGAAGCTGGTTTCCCTGGTAGGAAAGCAGGGATGGTTGATTCCAATCATTGTTTACCTGATTTCTTATTTTATATCTGCCGTGGGACCTGGAGCGATCTCTGCTCAGGCGATCATGATCATCTTTTCCGTTTCCTTGTCGGTACAGCTGGGTATTAAGCCCTATATGATGTCTTCTATGGCAATTTTGGGAACTGTGGGAGGGACAGTTTCTCCGGTTGCTCTTACGGGAGTCATCGTTCATGATCTGACAGCCAAAATGACCCCGCCATTAAATGCTAATACGCCGCTTCTCATTAGTATTACGATCATGAACGCAATTTGTGCGTTGGTCATCTATATCATTTTTAAGGGTTACAAGCTGAAAATGCCGGAATATAAAGCCGGAGACAATCCATCAGATTTTAAGGCTGTAAGCTTCAACAGAGACCAAATTTTCAGTTTGATCGGCATGGCAATACTGATCGTGGTCGTTCTTGCATTTCAGATGAATGTGGGGCTGGTCGCTTTCGTAATTGCGGTCGTTTTATCGCTTTGCAACGCGGTAAACGAAAAGATGGCTTTTAAACTGATTCCCTGGGGAGTGCTGATTCTTGTTGGAGGCATGAGCATTCTGATGGATGTAACGTATCAAGTCGGAGGCATTCAACTTCTTACCGATATCCTCAAGCGCATCATGAACAAGACGACGGCAGCCTTTATTATGACTCTCATTTCAGGCATTACGGGCTGGTTCAGCTCCGGAAATGGCGTGGTAATCCCCACCTTCGTGCCTACGGTTCCAGATCTGGCAAATGCGTTGGGGGGAGTTTCTCCTATAGAGTTGATTATCTCCATCGTGGCCGGGGCTACTATCGGCGGGTTAAGCCCCTTCGATTCTGGAGGCAGCATGATTATCGGATATTATGCGCAGGAAACCGGGATTAAAGAAAAAGAACAGCAGTCTATGTTTTTAGTGTTTTTCGGTCTAGCTGTGCTTTGTGTCTTCATCGCCGCATTAGTGGGCCTTTCGGGATTGTACAGGCTGTTTATTTAG
- a CDS encoding Lactonase family protein gives MNIIAYVGCRTTKDRGAHGKGIKVYRISNDGKWDLLQLVPDLVNPSYLCMDNDQAYLYCVQGDGCEISSWKIKADGKLAYLNTVSTYGTNPVHLSIDRSNRWVFVGNLQTGNVSVIPRNKDGLLENIRETKFISGNGGPGYISHPHQVLQDNTRNWLLVPTQGRLQGVGKIVVYRIDSDHGTLIETFSAIARSGAEPRHCVFHPNNRFCYAINEKDCTITFYRFDERKGILAPQQILPTLPDTYVEGGWASGVVMEPSGRFIYVSNRKANSISVFAINQNTGLMHYVQTVSANGNQPRFITIDYTGKRLLVANELSDTMYEFDIDKNNGTLVPNGTVIATENPVCVIYRTIG, from the coding sequence ATGAACATAATTGCTTATGTGGGGTGCCGGACGACGAAAGATCGTGGAGCGCACGGAAAAGGGATTAAAGTCTATCGAATTTCCAATGACGGGAAATGGGATCTGCTTCAACTGGTTCCTGATCTTGTGAATCCATCTTATTTGTGCATGGACAATGATCAGGCCTATCTGTACTGTGTCCAAGGGGATGGCTGCGAGATCAGCAGTTGGAAAATTAAAGCGGATGGCAAACTGGCTTATTTAAACACGGTCTCGACTTATGGAACCAATCCGGTTCATCTCAGTATCGATCGATCCAACCGATGGGTTTTTGTGGGAAATCTTCAGACTGGGAACGTATCTGTGATACCACGAAATAAAGATGGTTTGTTGGAAAATATCCGCGAAACCAAGTTCATAAGCGGGAATGGCGGCCCCGGTTATATTTCTCATCCCCATCAGGTACTTCAGGATAATACCCGGAATTGGCTGTTGGTACCCACACAAGGCCGCCTGCAGGGAGTAGGGAAAATTGTTGTCTATCGTATTGACAGCGATCATGGAACACTAATAGAAACCTTCTCGGCGATTGCCCGTTCCGGTGCGGAACCCCGGCACTGTGTATTCCATCCCAACAACCGTTTTTGCTATGCTATCAACGAAAAAGACTGCACGATTACATTCTACCGGTTTGATGAACGGAAGGGAATCTTGGCCCCGCAGCAAATCCTGCCGACTTTGCCGGACACATACGTTGAAGGCGGTTGGGCCAGCGGCGTCGTTATGGAGCCGTCTGGGAGATTTATATATGTTTCCAACCGAAAAGCAAACAGTATATCCGTCTTCGCTATCAATCAGAATACCGGCTTGATGCATTATGTGCAAACAGTGTCTGCAAATGGAAATCAGCCTCGTTTTATTACGATTGATTACACAGGCAAAAGGCTTTTAGTGGCAAATGAGCTCAGTGATACAATGTATGAATTCGATATTGATAAGAATAATGGGACTTTGGTTCCAAATGGTACTGTGATCGCTACAGAAAATCCTGTTTGTGTGATTTATCGAACAATAGGATGA
- a CDS encoding Sigma-70 family RNA polymerase sigma factor — MRNKNLCLDLFTERMAGVQAWRSAQEEKDLEYRSMLKALRKAAEGELTERQRQCIRLCYYEGLTARDAARKLGINESTVSRHLKKARNRLACVLRYSFPRLNEKY; from the coding sequence GTGAGAAATAAAAATCTTTGCCTGGATCTTTTTACCGAGCGGATGGCGGGCGTTCAGGCGTGGCGCAGCGCACAGGAAGAAAAGGACCTGGAATACCGCAGCATGCTCAAAGCCCTGCGCAAGGCGGCGGAGGGCGAGCTGACCGAACGGCAACGCCAGTGCATCCGGCTTTGCTACTATGAAGGGTTGACGGCGCGGGATGCCGCCCGGAAGCTCGGAATCAACGAATCCACGGTCAGCCGTCATCTGAAAAAGGCACGGAACCGGCTGGCGTGCGTGCTGCGGTATTCGTTCCCGCGCCTAAACGAAAAATATTGA
- a CDS encoding Transcriptional regulator produces MFSDRLKQLRTEYGITQAELARRLGISPSAVGMYEQGRREPDSELLGRFAGFFRVSADDLLGLEEQEQEVNSVIDRFTRILENQQGLMFNGMPLSAADREKIVSAIRVAAAIAAPGEDGKNDRK; encoded by the coding sequence ATGTTTTCGGACCGTTTGAAGCAGCTTCGCACGGAATATGGGATCACGCAGGCCGAGCTGGCCCGCCGCCTGGGGATTTCCCCTTCCGCCGTCGGCATGTACGAGCAGGGCAGGCGGGAGCCGGACAGCGAGCTTCTGGGCAGGTTCGCCGGATTTTTCCGTGTCAGCGCCGACGATCTGCTGGGGCTGGAGGAGCAGGAGCAGGAGGTCAACAGCGTCATCGACCGGTTTACGCGCATACTCGAAAATCAGCAGGGCCTTATGTTCAACGGGATGCCGCTTTCCGCCGCGGACCGCGAAAAAATCGTCAGCGCCATCCGGGTGGCGGCGGCAATCGCGGCGCCGGGGGAGGATGGGAAGAATGACCGGAAATAG
- a CDS encoding conserved protein of unknown function (Evidence 4 : Unknown function but conserved in other organisms), giving the protein MDFIAWGEEYLQEARALKARTDLLRRRLLSAAAAERKELNYRICLLYSMYLECRSTGRLLQSYGGKEDSGREK; this is encoded by the coding sequence ATGGATTTTATCGCTTGGGGAGAAGAATACCTTCAGGAAGCGCGGGCGCTCAAGGCCCGCACGGACCTGCTGCGCCGCCGGCTTTTATCGGCCGCCGCCGCGGAAAGAAAAGAACTCAATTACCGTATCTGCCTGCTTTATTCCATGTATCTGGAATGCCGCAGCACGGGCCGCCTGCTGCAGAGCTATGGCGGAAAGGAGGATTCGGGGCGTGAGAAATAA
- a CDS encoding ImmA/IrrE family metallo-endopeptidase codes for MTGNSAEKLARALRGRYGPCGVFDLCDRLGVAVVYQELPPRVNGFYVRFGSRCVIVISGLVPLERRDYVCAHELGHVLLHSGTNAVELTEQTGLCLPRLENEADCFAACLLLEERMKEWSLCCESLTAYQVSQLSGVPQRVVELWFCACAGDSVAG; via the coding sequence ATGACCGGAAATAGCGCGGAAAAGCTGGCGCGCGCCCTGCGCGGACGATATGGGCCGTGCGGCGTGTTCGATCTTTGCGACCGTCTCGGCGTGGCGGTCGTCTATCAGGAGCTGCCGCCCAGGGTGAACGGGTTTTATGTCCGTTTCGGCAGCCGTTGCGTGATCGTCATCAGCGGTCTGGTGCCGCTGGAGCGGAGGGATTATGTCTGCGCGCATGAGCTGGGCCATGTCCTGCTCCATTCCGGCACCAACGCGGTGGAGCTGACCGAGCAGACCGGCCTTTGTCTGCCCCGGCTGGAAAACGAGGCGGACTGTTTTGCCGCCTGCCTGCTTCTGGAGGAACGGATGAAGGAATGGAGCCTCTGCTGCGAATCGCTGACGGCGTACCAGGTCTCTCAGCTTTCGGGCGTGCCGCAAAGAGTGGTGGAGCTTTGGTTCTGTGCCTGCGCCGGTGATTCCGTAGCAGGATGA